From Syntrophales bacterium, one genomic window encodes:
- a CDS encoding D-2-hydroxyacid dehydrogenase, producing MRESKVNVLSFLPALGFPVPEEVFQKIGKVSPRINSVNASTLSDSASNGDSKAQKKLDVLMAEAEVIFGFPLPGGGIPLKNITVSAPKLKWVQCAMSGVDAFGFPEFKNSDILLTNSSGMHGVQVGETALMHIINMAKNGPKVYRGMAAHKWDPFIPIILEKKTVGLIGLGPIGKYIAKLCKSFGMRVIAVEVNPKVKCRYCDTIFPGNKMLEVLGQADFVVDCLPLIPPTAKIFGLRQFEAMKPTAFFINIGRGGTVDHDALFKALQSKEIAGAGLDALDTEPLPSTSKLWELPNVTVTPHIGGRREDYNILAIDLFVKNLNRYVNRKKLLNIISKI from the coding sequence ATGCGCGAATCAAAAGTAAATGTATTATCATTCCTTCCCGCTTTAGGTTTTCCTGTGCCGGAAGAAGTTTTCCAGAAGATAGGCAAGGTTAGTCCCAGAATAAATTCTGTGAATGCCAGCACCTTATCCGATTCTGCATCAAACGGAGACTCAAAAGCTCAAAAGAAGCTGGACGTCCTTATGGCTGAGGCTGAAGTCATCTTTGGCTTCCCTCTCCCCGGGGGAGGAATTCCGTTAAAGAATATCACCGTCAGCGCTCCCAAATTGAAGTGGGTGCAGTGCGCCATGTCCGGGGTGGATGCGTTTGGTTTCCCGGAATTCAAAAATAGCGATATTTTGCTGACCAACTCCAGCGGCATGCATGGAGTCCAGGTAGGCGAGACCGCCTTGATGCACATAATCAACATGGCTAAAAATGGTCCAAAAGTTTACCGCGGTATGGCGGCGCACAAGTGGGACCCATTTATCCCCATCATCCTGGAAAAGAAAACAGTCGGCCTGATCGGTCTCGGCCCCATCGGGAAATATATCGCCAAATTATGCAAAAGCTTTGGAATGAGAGTAATTGCGGTAGAGGTCAACCCAAAGGTCAAATGCCGCTATTGCGATACTATCTTTCCCGGCAATAAAATGCTTGAAGTTCTCGGCCAGGCTGATTTCGTTGTTGACTGCCTGCCTCTAATACCTCCAACCGCCAAAATATTCGGTCTCAGGCAGTTCGAAGCCATGAAACCAACAGCGTTTTTTATTAACATAGGACGTGGCGGCACTGTTGACCATGACGCACTATTTAAAGCTCTCCAGAGCAAAGAAATTGCCGGGGCTGGCCTGGATGCTCTGGATACTGAACCGTTGCCCTCGACCAGCAAACTTTGGGAGCTTCCCAATGTTACCGTTACCCCGCACATCGGCGGGAGGAGAGAGGACTACAATATATTGGCCATTGACTTGTTTGTTAAGAACCTGAACCGTTATGTTAACAGGAAGAAACTGTTGAACATTATCAGTAAGATTTGA
- a CDS encoding molybdopterin-dependent oxidoreductase translates to MNIIEKDRKRYREFFGKRDAQKDYWVHTICSGCYGECAVRVRVLDGKPVAVEGVPESDRGARGGICAKGVTSLMDLYSPDRILYPLKRTNPRKGLHEDPGWQRISWEEAMDIVVEKLKDVRQKDPREAFFGMTPGPTGGTRATINFLRLMTACGGTHVSGGPSVMCGASAHHVGALHYAAWDIIPDYDYCNYVLRCGGNEGWGGGRNGSATIRQGAQARERGMKMKVMDPQGFTVASKGEEWIPILPATDIAVFLVIANLIVNEIGVYDVDYIRHKTNGPYLTGPDRLFVRDSRENKPLLFDEADGKVKAYDDPSLTRPALDGKYTVEGVECQPVFALIKEHLKQYKPEWASEVSTVPANTIRRLARELVEEAKIGSTIKIKGVEVPYRPACVVGYKGLQTHQNSHHQYSAMHFINALLGNQDVCGGILGSGTARSLGYPETGGFTFSPYGGFEGMLTCGAWVIGWSVWPPRKSGGPGTKMNFMDVLTHSGSNIYPLGEDWEELWRNAGGTFFPKFYMVYGANIVMNMVRPEAAEKFLKKIPFMAAFQPFHNETTEGFCDIVLPESHYLETLDLAASFGVTYNYPIGMDKWSFHVRMPVVEPKGETRNLMDVMHDLADRVGVRDEYNKQLDELYTFRNARQAGKNIEIPHILGPGDRPANIEFMDKALKYHFGAERGLEWFRDNDFMTWDKKPEEAYWRWFVNARIPLYYETIEADCEETIRKSEKIGFRFDREYFTGMTTYQPSVIYTEVPSGSEYDLFVISQRDSLMTYRFSAQNPFINDAASRNPYTYNVVLNSKTGKKKGIKEGDRVTLENRWGDKVTGTVKLSELVHPQVLAAVGLGGWAKGRPIAMGKGINPNALLRQDQKRFDPLSGASEPAVRVKVYKEERVG, encoded by the coding sequence ATGAATATTATCGAGAAAGACAGAAAACGCTATAGGGAGTTCTTCGGAAAAAGGGATGCGCAAAAGGATTACTGGGTTCACACTATTTGCTCCGGATGTTATGGTGAATGTGCGGTAAGGGTAAGAGTGCTTGATGGCAAGCCTGTTGCAGTTGAGGGGGTGCCGGAGAGCGACCGCGGCGCCAGGGGCGGAATTTGCGCGAAGGGCGTGACTTCGCTTATGGATTTGTATAGCCCCGACAGAATTCTCTATCCCTTAAAGAGGACGAATCCCAGGAAAGGGCTTCACGAAGACCCGGGTTGGCAGAGGATCTCCTGGGAAGAAGCAATGGATATAGTTGTTGAAAAACTTAAGGACGTTCGTCAGAAGGACCCCAGGGAAGCCTTCTTCGGCATGACCCCCGGCCCGACGGGTGGTACGAGGGCGACGATAAACTTCTTGCGCTTAATGACGGCTTGCGGCGGGACCCATGTCTCCGGCGGTCCCAGCGTCATGTGCGGCGCAAGCGCGCATCACGTAGGAGCTTTGCATTATGCCGCCTGGGATATAATTCCTGACTATGATTATTGTAATTATGTGCTTCGGTGCGGTGGCAATGAAGGATGGGGGGGCGGTCGCAACGGCAGCGCCACCATCAGGCAGGGGGCGCAAGCGCGGGAGAGGGGTATGAAAATGAAAGTCATGGACCCCCAAGGTTTTACAGTTGCCTCCAAAGGAGAAGAATGGATTCCCATTTTACCGGCAACCGACATAGCGGTCTTTTTGGTGATAGCCAATCTGATTGTGAACGAGATAGGCGTTTACGATGTGGACTACATACGGCACAAAACCAACGGACCATATCTGACAGGTCCCGACCGCCTTTTCGTAAGGGACAGTAGAGAAAACAAGCCTCTCCTCTTCGATGAAGCGGACGGCAAGGTAAAAGCCTATGATGACCCCAGCCTGACCAGACCGGCATTAGATGGGAAATATACCGTTGAGGGAGTCGAGTGCCAACCTGTTTTTGCCCTTATAAAAGAACACTTGAAACAATATAAACCAGAATGGGCTTCTGAGGTAAGCACTGTCCCTGCCAACACCATAAGACGTTTGGCGAGAGAACTTGTGGAAGAGGCGAAGATAGGAAGCACCATTAAAATCAAGGGTGTGGAAGTTCCTTACCGGCCAGCCTGCGTGGTTGGGTACAAAGGACTGCAAACCCATCAGAATTCTCATCACCAGTACAGTGCGATGCACTTTATAAACGCCTTGCTCGGCAACCAGGATGTTTGCGGAGGCATTCTCGGGTCAGGCACAGCAAGAAGTCTTGGGTATCCGGAGACGGGGGGGTTCACCTTTTCTCCATACGGAGGTTTTGAGGGAATGCTGACGTGCGGAGCTTGGGTTATCGGATGGTCGGTATGGCCGCCCCGCAAGTCTGGCGGTCCCGGGACCAAAATGAACTTTATGGATGTTCTCACTCACTCAGGATCAAACATTTATCCCTTGGGCGAGGATTGGGAAGAATTGTGGCGGAATGCCGGAGGAACGTTTTTCCCGAAATTTTACATGGTTTATGGTGCAAATATAGTAATGAACATGGTCAGACCTGAAGCGGCGGAAAAATTTCTCAAAAAAATTCCCTTTATGGCTGCCTTTCAACCATTTCACAACGAAACCACCGAGGGATTCTGCGACATCGTTTTACCTGAGTCTCATTATCTCGAAACCCTTGACCTTGCGGCTTCATTTGGCGTTACCTATAACTATCCTATAGGAATGGATAAATGGAGTTTTCATGTCCGTATGCCTGTTGTCGAGCCCAAAGGCGAGACAAGGAACCTGATGGACGTTATGCACGATCTTGCCGATAGGGTAGGGGTAAGAGATGAATACAATAAGCAACTGGATGAGCTTTACACCTTCCGGAATGCGAGACAGGCCGGAAAGAACATCGAAATACCGCATATTCTTGGGCCGGGAGACAGGCCCGCAAACATAGAGTTTATGGATAAAGCGCTGAAGTATCACTTTGGCGCCGAGCGGGGGCTGGAGTGGTTCAGGGACAATGATTTTATGACCTGGGACAAAAAGCCCGAAGAAGCTTATTGGCGCTGGTTTGTTAATGCCCGCATCCCTCTCTACTATGAGACGATTGAGGCGGATTGTGAGGAAACGATCAGAAAGTCTGAGAAAATCGGGTTCCGTTTTGACCGGGAGTATTTTACAGGAATGACAACATACCAACCATCGGTGATTTACACCGAAGTGCCTTCCGGTTCTGAATATGACCTCTTTGTTATCTCACAAAGGGATTCGTTGATGACCTACCGATTTTCGGCGCAAAATCCTTTCATCAATGACGCTGCTTCGAGAAACCCTTATACCTACAATGTTGTCCTGAACTCGAAAACGGGAAAGAAAAAAGGAATAAAGGAAGGCGATCGGGTCACTCTGGAAAATCGTTGGGGAGACAAAGTAACGGGAACGGTCAAGCTTTCCGAACTGGTCCATCCGCAGGTATTGGCGGCGGTGGGATTAGGCGGTTGGGCCAAAGGTAGGCCCATTGCTATGGGCAAAGGAATAAACCCGAATGCGCTTCTCAGGCAGGATCAGAAGCGCTTTGATCCCCTGTCCGGCGCATCTGAACCAGCCGTAAGAGTAAAGGTTTACAAAGAAGAGAGAGTGGGGTGA
- a CDS encoding 4Fe-4S dicluster domain-containing protein, with amino-acid sequence MIINLAKCVGCNSCVVKCAQEHFLPSGVLWGKLLIGESGSFPTAIKHVYPVLCNHCKEPKCAEVCPTGATQKREDGVIYIDADQCVGCRACVMACPYQVRTFHAKRKEHYPGQGFTEFEEMGQKLYPLELGTVVKCNFCMERIDSGLKRGLKPGVDRDATPACVITCPAHARYFGDLDDENSEISALMRKWRPAQLHAEFGTDPSVYYVTG; translated from the coding sequence ATGATAATAAATTTGGCAAAATGCGTGGGCTGCAATAGTTGTGTCGTCAAATGCGCTCAGGAGCATTTTCTGCCTTCCGGGGTTTTGTGGGGGAAATTGCTCATTGGTGAAAGCGGTTCCTTCCCGACGGCAATAAAACACGTGTATCCGGTTCTCTGCAATCACTGCAAAGAGCCAAAGTGCGCTGAAGTCTGCCCGACAGGGGCAACGCAGAAACGCGAGGATGGGGTAATCTATATTGATGCCGATCAGTGTGTGGGTTGCCGCGCCTGCGTAATGGCCTGTCCTTATCAGGTACGCACTTTCCATGCAAAACGGAAGGAACATTATCCGGGCCAGGGGTTTACCGAATTCGAGGAGATGGGACAGAAACTCTATCCTCTTGAGCTTGGGACAGTTGTAAAATGCAATTTCTGCATGGAGAGAATCGATAGCGGTCTTAAGCGCGGATTGAAACCGGGCGTCGATCGGGATGCAACTCCGGCATGTGTCATCACGTGCCCTGCACATGCGCGGTACTTTGGCGATCTCGACGACGAGAACAGTGAAATTTCCGCATTAATGCGGAAGTGGCGTCCGGCCCAGTTGCATGCCGAATTCGGCACGGACCCGTCGGTATATTACGTAACAGGCTGA
- the nrfD gene encoding polysulfide reductase NrfD translates to MIQSRLYEFMVSYTPQTEWIDKGGVKLWLAFFFIELGAGMFFIASLFDNIVAMTVGWIFCEVLGGGLHLLYLGKPFRFWRMALSSGWKTSWISRGIMFVSLFFVLGAIHIILLKSGVRVTGFLIAADIFAFLTVIYGGFAMNYVNGISLWNTALLPVLYGVSGLWGGAELTLGIALTTGAVEIGPAIEEWIRILLVGYLFLIPVYLISVRYTSKLGQVTIRHMVFGKWSPIFWGVVVALGMVIPTISVIVSLAVGIEGGSMALLYAAVLSGLIGDLAMRYLLLKCGLYSPLVPTRDYSENK, encoded by the coding sequence ATGATCCAGAGCAGGCTCTATGAATTTATGGTTTCCTATACTCCACAGACAGAGTGGATCGATAAAGGCGGAGTAAAACTTTGGCTTGCGTTCTTCTTTATCGAGCTGGGAGCCGGGATGTTTTTTATCGCTTCATTATTCGACAACATTGTGGCCATGACCGTCGGATGGATTTTTTGTGAGGTGCTGGGCGGAGGGCTTCACCTGCTCTATCTTGGCAAACCCTTTCGCTTCTGGAGGATGGCGTTATCTTCGGGTTGGAAGACCTCGTGGATTTCCCGGGGGATCATGTTCGTCAGTTTGTTCTTTGTACTTGGGGCCATACACATAATTTTGCTCAAATCGGGAGTCCGCGTCACCGGTTTCCTGATAGCGGCGGATATATTCGCTTTTCTAACCGTTATCTACGGCGGATTCGCGATGAACTATGTTAATGGCATCTCACTGTGGAACACAGCTCTTCTGCCGGTCCTATACGGAGTAAGCGGCCTCTGGGGAGGGGCGGAGTTGACATTGGGTATTGCCCTGACTACCGGAGCTGTTGAGATAGGCCCCGCCATAGAGGAATGGATTCGCATATTGCTCGTAGGGTACCTGTTTTTAATCCCTGTATATCTTATCAGCGTGAGGTACACGTCCAAGCTGGGTCAAGTTACGATCAGGCATATGGTATTCGGGAAATGGTCGCCGATTTTTTGGGGTGTGGTTGTTGCGCTGGGAATGGTTATCCCCACCATTTCGGTTATCGTTAGCTTGGCGGTCGGCATCGAAGGCGGCAGCATGGCATTGCTTTATGCCGCAGTTCTTTCCGGATTAATCGGCGATCTTGCGATGCGCTACCTTTTATTGAAGTGCGGACTATACAGTCCGCTTGTTCCAACCCGCGATTATAGCGAAAATAAATAG
- a CDS encoding M24 family metallopeptidase, with the protein MAYDQKEIMTMSASDGELQRRWKAVRAEMEAQKIDVLVMQNQNQWLGGYVQWFTEIPARNSYPITVIFPLNDLMTTITSGGRPPSDFGPPAWTLRGVGSRLTAPYFPSLAYSGAYDAELAVSAIKARKDGTVGLVNTAQMTGMFYGYLLKNLPGVKFVDATDLVDGIKAVKSEEEIGFLMKTIAIQDAALEYALTVIKPGRRDFEIIGDIVHKVNSLGSEEQLIIGGSAPYGVPAVPQKRHFQNRMVREGDQFTLMIEVNGPGGMYGEMGRCFFVGDVPNDLYDAHELLKETQLNTVKLLKPGAAPKDIWDANNEFLVSKGMPTETRLYSHGQGYDLVERPAIRDDEPMKLKSNMNIVVHPTVASNRYWLSIWDNWLIGPDGPGERLHKTPQTIFSV; encoded by the coding sequence ATGGCATATGATCAGAAAGAAATAATGACGATGTCGGCATCCGACGGAGAACTCCAAAGGCGGTGGAAGGCTGTGCGGGCTGAGATGGAAGCGCAGAAGATCGATGTGCTTGTCATGCAGAACCAGAACCAATGGCTGGGTGGTTATGTCCAGTGGTTTACCGAAATACCTGCGCGTAATTCCTATCCGATTACCGTCATCTTTCCTTTGAATGACTTGATGACCACCATCACGAGCGGCGGCAGGCCGCCGAGTGATTTCGGCCCGCCCGCATGGACTTTACGAGGAGTAGGCTCAAGGCTTACCGCGCCATACTTTCCGAGTCTTGCTTACAGCGGCGCCTATGATGCGGAGTTGGCCGTTTCGGCAATAAAGGCGCGGAAGGATGGCACTGTCGGACTTGTAAATACAGCTCAGATGACGGGCATGTTTTATGGATACCTGTTAAAGAATCTTCCCGGTGTCAAATTTGTCGATGCTACGGACTTGGTAGATGGAATCAAGGCAGTAAAGAGTGAAGAAGAGATTGGGTTCCTTATGAAGACGATTGCCATTCAGGATGCTGCGCTTGAGTATGCCCTGACAGTGATAAAACCCGGCAGGAGAGATTTCGAGATCATTGGCGACATCGTCCACAAGGTCAACTCTTTGGGAAGCGAGGAACAACTGATCATCGGCGGCTCAGCGCCATACGGAGTGCCAGCTGTTCCACAAAAGCGCCATTTTCAAAACAGAATGGTGCGAGAGGGCGATCAGTTCACGCTGATGATTGAAGTAAATGGTCCGGGCGGAATGTACGGAGAAATGGGTCGTTGTTTTTTTGTGGGCGATGTGCCGAATGACCTCTACGATGCGCACGAGCTTCTAAAGGAAACACAGCTAAACACGGTAAAGCTCCTGAAACCGGGCGCGGCTCCCAAGGACATCTGGGATGCGAATAATGAATTCCTTGTGAGCAAGGGCATGCCGACGGAAACAAGACTCTATTCGCACGGTCAGGGCTATGATCTTGTCGAACGACCTGCCATCAGAGACGATGAACCCATGAAGCTGAAGTCGAACATGAATATCGTGGTACATCCAACTGTTGCTTCGAATAGATATTGGCTCTCAATATGGGACAACTGGCTGATTGGGCCTGATGGTCCTGGCGAGCGTCTCCACAAGACTCCTCAAACAATTTTTTCTGTATAG
- a CDS encoding tripartite tricarboxylate transporter substrate binding protein encodes MGAQKHKAWLGAIALGFLMLTMTASSSWSQSAFPTKPINILVSYAAGGVVDTTTRALCVEAEKILGQPLIITNNGAAGATVAAGIVAKEKPDGYHLLSTASAPFTRIPHIRHVQFDRNDFIPIMQHARTASGLVVLADSPFKTVKDLVEFARKNPGKVTYSTLGIGSAMHMSMLYIAKQEGITWTHVPYNGSMPTVTALLGGHVTAASSSTEWKPFVQEGRLRLLATHDLKRNRNFPNVPTLKELGYDFYNDSTFLILAPKGTPTDIVKKLEDAFHKAYNSQAYQDTLTRIDHTPAYLNSEDTREFLDAAYKLNGKWVNDLKIPKEKK; translated from the coding sequence ATGGGAGCACAAAAGCACAAAGCGTGGTTGGGGGCTATAGCTCTGGGGTTTCTGATGTTGACAATGACGGCAAGCTCTTCATGGAGCCAGTCGGCTTTTCCGACAAAGCCGATCAATATCCTCGTAAGTTATGCGGCGGGCGGAGTGGTGGATACGACGACAAGGGCGCTTTGCGTCGAAGCGGAAAAAATCCTGGGTCAGCCCCTTATCATTACCAATAACGGGGCTGCCGGGGCCACAGTTGCAGCCGGCATCGTTGCGAAGGAAAAGCCGGACGGATATCACCTCCTTTCGACCGCGTCGGCCCCTTTCACGAGGATCCCCCACATCAGACATGTGCAGTTCGACCGCAATGATTTTATTCCGATCATGCAGCACGCGAGAACGGCGAGCGGCCTCGTGGTGCTTGCCGATTCACCATTCAAGACGGTCAAAGACCTTGTTGAATTCGCGCGGAAAAATCCTGGGAAGGTGACATACAGTACGCTGGGGATAGGCTCCGCTATGCACATGTCCATGTTGTATATCGCCAAACAGGAAGGTATTACATGGACCCACGTGCCTTATAACGGAAGTATGCCAACTGTGACCGCGCTTCTTGGCGGTCATGTGACCGCTGCGTCCTCGAGCACGGAATGGAAGCCATTCGTCCAGGAAGGGCGGTTACGGCTCCTTGCGACTCACGATCTCAAACGAAACAGGAATTTCCCCAACGTACCGACACTGAAGGAGCTCGGCTACGATTTCTACAATGATTCTACATTCTTAATCCTTGCCCCGAAAGGTACGCCTACGGACATTGTCAAAAAACTCGAAGACGCATTCCATAAAGCATATAATAGTCAGGCGTATCAGGATACACTGACAAGGATTGATCACACGCCTGCCTACCTGAACTCGGAAGATACGAGGGAATTCCTGGATGCGGCATACAAGCTTAATGGCAAATGGGTAAACGATCTGAAGATACCAAAGGAGAAAAAATGA
- a CDS encoding tripartite tricarboxylate transporter TctB family protein: protein MNDDVIGNLFWFFIGVVVSVASFNLGIGSFSEPGMGFMPFGAAVLLSILALISFLQTAAKRNKAHSPSMFRVIGSRKVFFVFAGLVIYAQAIPLAGYNISTFLLMTFLFWIVEPQKIGKVAIWALLATVITYYVFSKWLNCQFPIGPLGF from the coding sequence ATGAATGATGACGTGATAGGGAACCTTTTCTGGTTTTTTATTGGTGTTGTCGTTTCTGTAGCCTCATTTAATCTCGGGATCGGCAGCTTCAGTGAACCGGGCATGGGGTTCATGCCATTCGGTGCTGCAGTCCTCCTCAGCATTCTCGCTCTCATCTCCTTTTTGCAGACTGCAGCAAAAAGGAATAAGGCTCACAGCCCTTCCATGTTTCGCGTGATTGGCTCGAGGAAGGTGTTTTTCGTTTTTGCAGGCCTTGTGATCTATGCTCAGGCGATCCCACTTGCGGGTTACAACATCAGTACGTTTTTGCTGATGACATTCCTCTTCTGGATCGTTGAACCACAGAAGATCGGGAAGGTGGCTATTTGGGCATTGCTTGCGACGGTGATTACCTATTATGTCTTTTCCAAGTGGCTGAATTGTCAGTTTCCCATAGGACCCTTGGGATTTTAA
- a CDS encoding tripartite tricarboxylate transporter permease: MEVITNLYLGFQIALTPVNLLFCCIGVVIGTLVGVLPGIGPVGAMALLLPATFGVPIHSSLIMLAGIYYGAMYGGSTTSILVNIPGEAASVVTCIDGYQMARHGRAGTALGISAIGSFFGGTISIIGLMLIAQPLANVALGFGPPEYFSLMCAGLIILTYLTQGSMVKALMMALVGIILGTIGLDMMVGLPRFTFGVNQLTDGIGITPLVMGLFGVSEVFMNIETEIKREVFKTEIKHIWPSLADYAQSKWAIMRGSVFGFFLGILPGGGAILASFLSYAMEKKLAKEPERFGKGAIEGVAGPETANNAAAGGSMIPLLALGIPSNIVMAMLFSAFIIHGVQPGPMLMRNSPDIFWSLIASMYVGNVLLVLLNLPLIGLWVKLLKIPYRILMPMILLFCLIGAYSVNSSIFDVSLMIFFGAVGYLMRKFGYESSPLVLAFVMGPLLEQNLRQSLLISDGSFTIFVTRPISGVTLVIVLFLLLSNLLPFMKKRRKKVQEVLKEE; encoded by the coding sequence ATGGAAGTAATAACTAATCTTTATCTCGGTTTTCAGATCGCCTTGACGCCTGTCAACCTGCTTTTCTGCTGTATCGGCGTTGTGATCGGCACACTTGTCGGTGTCCTGCCGGGCATCGGGCCCGTAGGGGCCATGGCACTTCTCTTGCCGGCAACTTTTGGCGTTCCAATCCATTCGAGTCTCATCATGCTTGCTGGTATTTACTACGGGGCCATGTATGGCGGATCGACCACGTCCATTCTTGTCAACATTCCCGGCGAGGCCGCCTCCGTTGTGACCTGTATCGATGGGTACCAGATGGCAAGACACGGCCGGGCAGGAACTGCACTGGGCATATCGGCCATAGGTTCCTTTTTCGGGGGCACCATTTCCATAATCGGTTTGATGCTGATCGCGCAGCCGCTGGCTAATGTGGCTCTCGGATTTGGACCCCCGGAATATTTTTCCCTCATGTGCGCGGGACTCATTATCCTTACCTACCTGACGCAGGGTTCGATGGTCAAGGCGCTGATGATGGCACTTGTGGGCATAATCCTTGGCACTATTGGCCTCGACATGATGGTAGGGCTTCCCCGCTTCACTTTCGGCGTCAATCAGCTGACCGATGGTATCGGCATTACACCCCTTGTTATGGGGCTTTTCGGGGTGTCCGAGGTTTTCATGAACATCGAGACAGAGATAAAGAGGGAAGTCTTTAAAACAGAAATCAAACACATCTGGCCATCACTTGCTGACTATGCCCAGTCAAAATGGGCCATAATGCGAGGGTCGGTGTTCGGTTTTTTTCTGGGCATCCTGCCAGGCGGCGGCGCAATACTCGCCTCTTTTCTGTCATATGCTATGGAGAAAAAACTTGCGAAGGAACCAGAGCGTTTTGGAAAGGGGGCAATTGAGGGTGTGGCCGGACCGGAGACAGCGAACAATGCCGCGGCAGGAGGGTCCATGATCCCCCTGCTCGCTCTTGGCATCCCTTCCAATATTGTCATGGCCATGCTCTTCTCTGCCTTTATCATTCATGGGGTGCAACCGGGCCCAATGCTCATGAGGAACAGCCCGGATATATTCTGGAGCCTCATCGCGAGTATGTATGTGGGAAACGTTCTGCTGGTGCTGCTCAACTTGCCCCTCATCGGGCTCTGGGTCAAGTTGCTCAAGATACCCTATCGGATCCTCATGCCGATGATTCTGCTTTTCTGCCTCATCGGCGCATACAGCGTCAACAGTTCCATCTTCGACGTGTCGTTGATGATCTTCTTCGGCGCTGTAGGTTATCTGATGCGAAAATTTGGCTATGAATCATCCCCGCTTGTCCTCGCCTTCGTCATGGGTCCGCTCTTGGAACAGAACCTGCGTCAATCGCTCCTCATATCAGACGGCAGTTTTACCATCTTTGTTACCAGGCCCATATCCGGTGTGACATTGGTGATCGTGCTCTTTTTGCTGCTCTCAAACCTGCTTCCCTTCATGAAGAAAAGAAGAAAAAAGGTACAGGAGGTTCTCAAGGAAGAGTGA
- a CDS encoding cation diffusion facilitator family transporter — protein sequence MESENVKRQMAFSIAGRAITIGLWINVILMVVKLLSGHFGHSEAVFADGLESATDMLAMIAGMAALKIGSKPFDDDHPYGHGKAESIAAFFISLVILSTGGGILYGAITTIVEKDYGKPGLIAVAAAVITIVIKETLFRYTRRIAKKTESPTLEAIATDHRKDALTSIATLVGVGGAYLGVALLDPIAAGLTALFIFHIGWQTLRSASNDLMDGQPPEGIIKAITDAAACVPGVDCVNEVRIRRSGQNLIVDLKLDMNPQLTVQESHGIGNQVRKLIFERFPRVGDIMIHVHPSMEEHGEISRL from the coding sequence ATGGAATCAGAAAATGTAAAAAGACAGATGGCTTTCAGCATAGCCGGAAGGGCCATAACTATCGGTCTCTGGATCAATGTAATCCTGATGGTCGTAAAGCTGCTGTCCGGCCATTTCGGCCATTCCGAGGCGGTGTTTGCCGACGGGCTGGAAAGCGCGACCGACATGCTGGCCATGATCGCCGGGATGGCGGCGCTGAAGATCGGCAGCAAACCCTTTGACGATGACCACCCCTACGGCCACGGCAAGGCGGAGAGCATCGCCGCCTTCTTCATTTCGCTGGTGATTCTATCCACCGGCGGCGGCATTCTCTACGGGGCAATCACCACGATCGTCGAAAAAGATTACGGAAAGCCGGGCTTAATCGCCGTTGCTGCTGCCGTTATCACCATTGTCATCAAGGAAACCCTGTTTCGCTATACAAGGCGCATCGCCAAAAAAACTGAGAGCCCGACGCTCGAAGCGATCGCGACGGACCATCGCAAGGATGCTCTCACCTCGATTGCGACCCTTGTTGGCGTCGGCGGGGCATATCTCGGCGTTGCATTGCTCGACCCGATCGCAGCCGGTCTTACCGCGCTTTTCATCTTTCATATCGGCTGGCAGACACTCAGAAGCGCCTCGAACGACCTGATGGACGGGCAGCCCCCGGAAGGAATCATCAAGGCTATAACAGATGCGGCCGCCTGCGTTCCCGGCGTCGATTGCGTCAACGAGGTGCGGATCAGGCGCTCCGGGCAAAATCTGATTGTCGATCTGAAGCTGGATATGAATCCGCAACTGACGGTTCAAGAATCTCACGGAATCGGGAACCAGGTGCGAAAACTGATTTTCGAGCGATTTCCCCGCGTCGGCGACATCATGATCCATGTCCATCCGAGTATGGAGGAGCACGGGGAAATAAGCAGGCTTTGA
- a CDS encoding type II toxin-antitoxin system HicA family toxin: MTSGTIFNITTAMNSAHRKTLSAIFAEPPPRTLEWRRIESLLIAAGCEMIEGAGSRVGFKRGGLRADFHRPHPGKEAKPYQVRAAREFFEQLEVKP, encoded by the coding sequence TTGACAAGTGGCACTATTTTTAATATCACTACAGCTATGAACAGCGCGCATAGAAAAACCCTGTCCGCGATTTTTGCCGAGCCGCCACCGCGAACCTTGGAATGGCGCCGGATTGAATCACTGCTTATCGCGGCAGGCTGTGAAATGATCGAAGGGGCAGGGTCAAGGGTGGGCTTTAAGCGCGGAGGCCTGCGCGCTGACTTCCATCGTCCCCATCCGGGCAAGGAGGCTAAGCCATACCAAGTACGCGCTGCCCGTGAATTTTTTGAACAACTGGAGGTGAAACCATGA